The window GTGGCGCAGGGGGTGCCGTTTGAATCGGCTTGGCTTCCTCGGCTTGAAGCCTCCAATCCCAACCTTATCGTGGTTCATGCCGATGCGGGTATCAAGAAGATGCCCATGACGCGCCACGACCATCATGATGAGATGGGAGAAGGCCATCAGGACGACGGCGAACATGAAGTACATCATCATGCCGAATCAGCTGATGGAATGGTGCTTGATCCTCACATTTGGTTATCTCCCGAACTCATGCGAACGCAGGCTGCGACCATTGCTCAAGCGCTTCAAACTGCCGATCCGGCGCATAAAGATGAGTATGCCGCCAATCTCGCCGCTTTTGACAAAGAAATTACGGCATTACAAAAAAAACTGCATACTATTTTGCCGAAAAACGGGCTGTTTATGGTGTTTCATCCTTCGTGGGGATATTTTGCTCGCGAATTTGGACTCCAGCAGATCCCGATAGAAAATGAAGGTAAAGAGCCCAGCCCAAAAGCATTGGCCCTACTTATCAAGCGTGCCAGAGAAAAAAACGTTCATGTTGTTTTTGTGCAACCACAATTTTCCAGAAAGAGTGCAGAGCTTATTGCAAGTCAGATTCCGGCTCGAGTCATTGTGATTGATCCTCTGGCGGCGGATTGGGAAAAGAATCTGCAATTTGTTGCTCAAGAATTTGCGCAGGCTCAAACCATACAATAATATGGCGATTATGATTGCACCGCGACGCGTGAGAATTGCAACAACGGGCGAGCTCAGGTACAAGAAAGGAGTAGTATTGCACGTCAACATGGGAGAGCCTGTATGGCCCAACGAATTGCTGTTGTGACGTCCGTCGCCGGTGCAAAAGTATTTGCGGAGCTTGACGGTGAAATGAAGGATCTGGGACGTATCGGATCGCTTGTGAAGATTAAAACTCCACAGTCTTTGACTTTCGGCATGATCGGTTCTGCGAAGAGAGCAGAGACCGATCATGGAATAAAGCGTATTATAGAGATCAACCTTCTGGGTGAGGCATTGGAGTTCGATGAGGCTGCGGGAACATTCAAGTTTCAGCGTGGTGTTTCCTATGCGCCGAACCTTGATGAAGAAGTGTTTCCGACGGTTTCACAAGATCTTGCTCAAATATATTCCAAACCAAAGACGTCCAATGTGCAGGTCGGGTGGCTCTATCAAGACACATCACTGCCTGCTTATGTGGTGACCGATGCGCTGCTCGGCAAGCATTTTGCGGTTCTCGGAACGTCGGGTTCAGGGAAGTCGTGTACCGTTGCCGTCATTTTACGTTCGGTGCTGAATGCGCTGCCAAACGGCCATATTGTCTTGCTCGACCCACATGATGAATATTCGCGATGCTTTGGGGAGAAGGCCAACATTATTACGACGGATAACCTCGAATTGCCGTATTGGTTTCTCAATTTTGAAGAAACCGTCGAGGTGTTGTGTTCCGGTGATGAAGCGGCCCGTGAAATGGAAGCGGCAATCTTAAAAGATGCGATTTACACGGCGAAGTTTGATTATGTCTCCAAGATGGAAAATCCGTTTCCGCTGACGGTCGACACGCCGACGCCATATAGATTGAATCGGCTCGTGGAAATTCTCAAGGAAGGCATGGGAAAGCTCGATAAACCCGAAAGCTCGTTGCCGTACATGCGTATTATGGCGCGTCTCGATAGTTTGAAGAAGGACCGACGTTTCGCGTTTATGTTTTCCAGCTTGGTTGTGCAAGATGTCATGCCTGATGTGCTGTCCCAAATATTACGCATTCCGTCGTCTGATAAACCGATTACGATATTCAATATTTCGGGTGTCCCGTCGGAAATTGTGGACGTTGTCGTGTCGTTGCTGTGCCGAACGATTTTCGATTTCAATTTATGGAGTCCACGCGGAGGAAGCGCACCGGTTCTGCTCGTTTGTGAGGAAGCACACCGCTACATCCCGACGGATGAGTCAAAGGGATTCGGTCCAACCCGGAAAGCGATTGCGCGTATTGCTAAAGAAGGTCGAAAATACGGCGTGTCGCTCGGATTGGTCACACAGCGTCCTTCGGAACTGTCGGAATCGATTTTGTCACAATGCAATACGCTGTTCGCGCTACGTATGTCGAACGAACATGACCAACGATTTGTGGAACGCGCCATGCCGGAAAATGCGGCAGGCCTGTTGGCATCCCTCCCCGCTTTACGGACGCAGGAGGCTATTGCAGTAGGCGAAGGCGTTACCGTTCCTATGCGTATTCGCATGAACGACCTCGATGAAGCACACCGTCCCCACAGTGACACGGCGGCCTTTTCCCTTGCCTGGAAGGAAGATTCTCTTTCTACCGATTTCGTTCGTAACAGCATTGAACGCTGGCGCCGACAGAAACGCTAGAGAAAAGAAGTATGGTCGATGTTGATTGCTGCTGATTCCAAGAAATTGGGGACAGGCATATTATGTATCTCACACGTTTTTCAGACAACATCTGCAGAAGAAGCGTATGCGACCAATCGTACGTTCATCTTTGCGAGCTTTGGATAAGGAGAAGATATTCAGAAGAAGTGGAGGTGTGGAGAACTACGACACAATAAAGTGCTGATAGTGATTTTCACAGCACCACAATACGCAATAGTATAGAAGGGGATGGTCAGTTCGTTCGATATGGTGTCTACAGATTTTCCGCTAACCGTTTCAAAGCGTAAAGTTCGAGCCCGGCGATGGATTTGGGAGTACGTGTCTTTGATCCTGGAAGATCGAGATGGAGTGCAACCGACTGGATGAAGGCCTTGGACCCGATGATACCGGCATCACTGAACCACCGAGTACGCAAGAGAAATCGATCCACTCGTGTGTATGTATAGTCGGATTGACGGGCTCGTTCGACAATGTCTGTACGAAGCGACGCCCCTTTGGATGTCTCTATTGTACCGGTTTCATAGAGGAATTGCCGATAGAGGCGTTGGCGTTCGGATGGCGTGTCGATGTCCCATGTATCCATGCCGAATTCGAGATTCAGAAAATCGTCGCGATTGTTGGTTTGGAGGTGGTAACCGATGGAACACCAGCGATAGTCTTCGGGACGACATACAATGCCGGCGCGAACGGGATTGAGATCAATGTATGCCAGACAATGCAGCAATGTGGATCCTTCCTCCACAAGTACACTTTTGAAGCGTTCTCCCCAGAGTGTGCCACGCCGCGAGTGGCGTTTATTGTAATAGCGGGAGAATGTTTGTTTTATTTCACGAATAAATTCGGACAGACTGGTCCATTTGCGGCGAAGATCGGCAAGTTGCATTGCGCTAGGAGGTATCGAGTCGCCATAACATTGAGTGAAGTGTCTTTTGACATCGTCATCAGTAAGTGAAGAAGCCGGAGCCATCCGAACGAGCAGATGGAAATGGTTTCCCATGAGTGCGAAGCCAAGGATATCGCAGAAATATATGGCGGAGAAGCGTTTGATGATAGCGAGGAGTGTATCTTTTTCAATATCACCAAATGGGAGGCCATCCAAAGCGGTGCGTGACATAACATGATAAACGGCGGGACGATCTTCGAGAAGTAAGCGGGAGGTTCTTGGCATGAGCAACTCACATTCAAACATGTTGGTATGTACGACAAGTGTGATTGATTACGGAGTTGATGTCAACATAATTAACCTGTCCCCTATAGGAGTGTTGCGATGTGGACAATTGCCGATGCCGCGTCGGTCATGACGTTGGCGTCTTGTTCTCGGCATGGGCCGTGGGCGGCCGATGTATATTTTGCTCGGAGTGAGGACGGGTTGTATTTTTATTCTTCGCCGCAGAGTCGGCATTGTCAGGACTTCGCAGCGGATTCCCGAACTGCGGCAACGATTCATGTGGCATCCGAACATTGGCGAGATATTCGTGGTCTTCAAATCGTTGGGAAGGTTGTTCCTGTTATTGAACGCTCTGCGAAAGCGGCGGCTATGGCCGTCTATCTCGCAAAGTTTCCGTTGGTTCGCGATTTTTTTCAATCTCCCAAAAGCATGGGGAAAGCTATTGCCGACAAAATGGGGCGTGTTGCTCCGTACGTACTTTGGGCTGAGACCATCTATGTGACAGACAATACATCAGGCTTTGGAAATCGCCAGGAGTATCATGTTGCTCAGCTCGATTCACACTCATGATTTCTTCTGTATACGACACTGCTTCCTGGGAAACGTTGGTGTGAAACGTTGTGGTGAGTGTTTCAAAGGAGAGCCGCTGGCACGGGCAATATTTTTGAGCATATTTGAAAATATCATCACATGAAACGGATAGGTCCCATACCAATAGGCTAAGCCGGCAATGCCTCGCGGTAAGAAGTAGGAATGTAGTTCACACTGACAGCGGTGTTCTCCCAGAGGATCCAATCGGAATTCGAGCATTGCTTCGCCTGGCATACGCATTTCAGCCTGAAGTTTAAGCAGATGTGGTTTTTCAAGTGCGAGCACACGCCAAAAGTCGAGTGCATCCCCTTGCCTAATCTCGTGTGGATCGCGTCGTCCCCGGTTGAGACCGACGCCACCGGCGAGTTTATCCATCCAACCACGCATTTTCCACAGCAAATCTCCAGCATACCAGCCGGTTTGCCCACCAATGGAAGTCAGAATCGGCCAAACGGCATCGGGATCAGCGTCGATTTCCGCACGAAAACCGCATTCGAGCATCGTCCCGCCAGCATAGGCGGCATCGCCGCACGTCATCCATTCGGGGGGCGTTGTAAAACCGGCGTCGGACCAACAGCTTTCGATGTTGTGTTGACGGGTGCGTTCAAGAGCGAGTCGGATGGTCTCACGACACGGCAGCAGCGTTTGAGGAATAATTTCCCGTATACGGTTTTCGCGACAGACCGCTTCATTGCGCAATCCGGAAATGAGTGGGACAGCTAAAGATGCCGGAATGGGAGTGACGAATTGGACCCAATACGACGAAAGTTTGGGCGAAAGCACTGGGACGGGGATGATAAACCGTTTTCCAAGGCCAGCTTCTTCGGCATAGATGTGAAACAGTTCTTCATACGAAACAATATCGGGACCACCGATATCGAACGTCTGTCCGATGGTTTCGGGATGATCCAGACAGTCGACTAAGTAGTTGAGCACATTGGAAACTGCTATCGGCTGGCTTTTGGTTCTGACCCATTTGGGTGTGATCATGATCGGCAAATGTTCAGTGAGATACCGCAAAATTTCAAACGAAGCCGATCCCGACCCGAGAAGCATGGCGGCTCGAAAGAATGTTACCGGAACAGGTCCGGATTGCAATGCGCGAGCCGTATCCAAGCGTGAACGAAGATGTGTGCTGAGGTCGTCGTCTTCATCACCAAGTCCACCGAGATAAATAATACGTTCCAGTCCGGCTTCGGCGGCAGCGTGAGCCATATTCTGCGCGGCCTGGAGATCGGCGCGGGCAAAATCTTGGTTTTGAGGATTCATGGAGTGGACGAGATAATACGCCAAACAGCACCCCGCAGCCGCGTGTTGAAGGGCATCTGCGTCCATGACATCCGCGGCAAAACATTCCACACCGGGCAGGTGAGCCCATGGTCGGTCAAGTAATTTGTCCAAAGAGCGGCCGATCGCCCGTACAGTCCATCCGGCCTGAAGCAAGCGAGGAACAATACGTCCTCCGACATATCCAGTTGCTCCAGTGACAAGAATGGGGCGCTCATCCCTTGGCGACATCGGATATCCTCCTGCGTTCATACCGTCTTCGTGTGGTATTGTATTATGTGTTACGAACGGTGATTACGGCTGCACCGCTTTGTCCTGCACGTTCTCACCGTGCTGAGAGTCTGAAATTTTCCAGAGTACAGCGGCCGTTCCGACAAGAGTGAGGCCTGCGGCTGCGGCAGAAATATAAAAAACGGTATTATAATCCGTGAAAAAGAGGAGTCCGCCAGCGAGATAGGGGCCGATAGCCTGACCGAGTCGCATGATGGTTCCGTACGCTGCATTGAATGCTGCGCGCTTTTCCGGGCCGGCGAGTTTCATAATAGTCGTTAGGATTGCTGGCAATACCAAGCCGTTGCCGATACCATATAATGTCATACAGAAAAAAAATCCTGAGAACGTTGTGGTATAGGGAACACTCAGGCAGCATGCGACATAAAGACAAAAGCCCAAAACAATGAGCCGCGGTGCGCTGGCAAATCGTTCGAGCTTGTCCATTGTGAACGAGAGAATGACGGTATAAATGGCAGCATAGGAAAACAGCATACCGATTTGTGCCGGTCCCTTGTGATAGACGTTGCCTATAAGTATCGGCAAAATGGTGAGCATACTTCCAAAGATGAACATAAAGCACATAAACGCAGCAATATAGACGACAAGACTGG of the Desulfovibrio inopinatus DSM 10711 genome contains:
- a CDS encoding transposase; translation: MPRTSRLLLEDRPAVYHVMSRTALDGLPFGDIEKDTLLAIIKRFSAIYFCDILGFALMGNHFHLLVRMAPASSLTDDDVKRHFTQCYGDSIPPSAMQLADLRRKWTSLSEFIREIKQTFSRYYNKRHSRRGTLWGERFKSVLVEEGSTLLHCLAYIDLNPVRAGIVCRPEDYRWCSIGYHLQTNNRDDFLNLEFGMDTWDIDTPSERQRLYRQFLYETGTIETSKGASLRTDIVERARQSDYTYTRVDRFLLRTRWFSDAGIIGSKAFIQSVALHLDLPGSKTRTPKSIAGLELYALKRLAENL
- a CDS encoding ATP-binding protein; this translates as MAQRIAVVTSVAGAKVFAELDGEMKDLGRIGSLVKIKTPQSLTFGMIGSAKRAETDHGIKRIIEINLLGEALEFDEAAGTFKFQRGVSYAPNLDEEVFPTVSQDLAQIYSKPKTSNVQVGWLYQDTSLPAYVVTDALLGKHFAVLGTSGSGKSCTVAVILRSVLNALPNGHIVLLDPHDEYSRCFGEKANIITTDNLELPYWFLNFEETVEVLCSGDEAAREMEAAILKDAIYTAKFDYVSKMENPFPLTVDTPTPYRLNRLVEILKEGMGKLDKPESSLPYMRIMARLDSLKKDRRFAFMFSSLVVQDVMPDVLSQILRIPSSDKPITIFNISGVPSEIVDVVVSLLCRTIFDFNLWSPRGGSAPVLLVCEEAHRYIPTDESKGFGPTRKAIARIAKEGRKYGVSLGLVTQRPSELSESILSQCNTLFALRMSNEHDQRFVERAMPENAAGLLASLPALRTQEAIAVGEGVTVPMRIRMNDLDEAHRPHSDTAAFSLAWKEDSLSTDFVRNSIERWRRQKR
- a CDS encoding metal ABC transporter solute-binding protein, Zn/Mn family yields the protein MLIANVASGAPLDVMVSILPQEYVVKKIGKALVTVHVLLPPGASPATYEPKPAQMAALSASRIFVAQGVPFESAWLPRLEASNPNLIVVHADAGIKKMPMTRHDHHDEMGEGHQDDGEHEVHHHAESADGMVLDPHIWLSPELMRTQAATIAQALQTADPAHKDEYAANLAAFDKEITALQKKLHTILPKNGLFMVFHPSWGYFAREFGLQQIPIENEGKEPSPKALALLIKRAREKNVHVVFVQPQFSRKSAELIASQIPARVIVIDPLAADWEKNLQFVAQEFAQAQTIQ
- a CDS encoding SDR family oxidoreductase, yielding MSPRDERPILVTGATGYVGGRIVPRLLQAGWTVRAIGRSLDKLLDRPWAHLPGVECFAADVMDADALQHAAAGCCLAYYLVHSMNPQNQDFARADLQAAQNMAHAAAEAGLERIIYLGGLGDEDDDLSTHLRSRLDTARALQSGPVPVTFFRAAMLLGSGSASFEILRYLTEHLPIMITPKWVRTKSQPIAVSNVLNYLVDCLDHPETIGQTFDIGGPDIVSYEELFHIYAEEAGLGKRFIIPVPVLSPKLSSYWVQFVTPIPASLAVPLISGLRNEAVCRENRIREIIPQTLLPCRETIRLALERTRQHNIESCWSDAGFTTPPEWMTCGDAAYAGGTMLECGFRAEIDADPDAVWPILTSIGGQTGWYAGDLLWKMRGWMDKLAGGVGLNRGRRDPHEIRQGDALDFWRVLALEKPHLLKLQAEMRMPGEAMLEFRLDPLGEHRCQCELHSYFLPRGIAGLAYWYGTYPFHVMIFSNMLKNIARASGSPLKHSPQRFTPTFPRKQCRIQKKS
- a CDS encoding pyridoxamine 5'-phosphate oxidase family protein, with the translated sequence MWTIADAASVMTLASCSRHGPWAADVYFARSEDGLYFYSSPQSRHCQDFAADSRTAATIHVASEHWRDIRGLQIVGKVVPVIERSAKAAAMAVYLAKFPLVRDFFQSPKSMGKAIADKMGRVAPYVLWAETIYVTDNTSGFGNRQEYHVAQLDSHS